Proteins encoded together in one Congzhengia minquanensis window:
- a CDS encoding RnfABCDGE type electron transport complex subunit B, producing the protein MIQPILILGIMGAAFGILLGVAAKAFKVEKDERVEKVSDLLAGANCGGCGYAGCGAFAEALCAGRANLSDCPSTKAESKDRIAAILGVSTGAEDPKVAMVMCSGNCNSAVLHCEYEGITDCIAASRYGGGDKACSFGCIGYGSCADVCQFDAIHVVDNVAVVDRAKCTACGMCVDICPQHVIELVELKQRTFVKCKSHDKGASLKNICSAGCLGCRICEKSCPKNAIKVTDNVARIDYDLCVNCGICASKCPRKIIDFTRPDGVKPYVKEEA; encoded by the coding sequence ATGATTCAACCGATTTTAATACTTGGCATTATGGGCGCGGCGTTCGGCATTTTGCTGGGTGTGGCCGCAAAAGCCTTTAAAGTGGAAAAAGACGAACGAGTGGAAAAGGTGTCTGACCTTTTGGCCGGCGCAAACTGCGGCGGCTGCGGCTATGCCGGCTGCGGGGCCTTTGCCGAGGCGCTGTGCGCAGGCAGAGCAAATTTAAGCGACTGCCCCAGCACGAAGGCAGAGAGCAAAGACCGCATTGCCGCCATTTTAGGCGTTTCCACTGGGGCGGAGGACCCGAAAGTGGCCATGGTTATGTGCAGCGGAAACTGCAACAGCGCGGTTTTGCACTGCGAATATGAAGGTATAACAGACTGCATTGCCGCATCCCGCTACGGCGGGGGAGACAAGGCCTGCAGCTTTGGCTGCATTGGCTACGGCAGCTGTGCAGATGTGTGTCAGTTCGACGCCATTCATGTGGTGGACAATGTTGCGGTGGTAGACAGGGCGAAATGCACGGCCTGCGGCATGTGTGTGGACATCTGTCCCCAGCACGTGATTGAGCTTGTGGAGTTAAAACAGCGGACGTTTGTAAAATGTAAGTCGCACGACAAGGGAGCGAGCCTGAAAAACATCTGCTCGGCAGGCTGTTTGGGCTGCCGCATTTGTGAAAAGAGCTGCCCGAAGAACGCAATTAAGGTTACGGATAACGTGGCCCGCATTGATTATGACCTTTGCGTGAACTGCGGAATTTGCGCAAGCAAATGTCCTAGAAAAATTATTGATTTTACCAGGCCGGACGGTGTAAAGCCCTATGTAAAGGAAGAAGCTTAA
- the rsxA gene encoding electron transport complex subunit RsxA, whose amino-acid sequence MELLTKLVLLSLTTILANNYVLVKFLGICPFLGVSKKVGTAVGMSVAVTFVMTVASAATYFIQKLLVHFQIEYMQTVAFILVIAVLVQVVEMAIQRFSPALYSALGIYLPLITTNCAVLGVALLNVQEGYDFVYTLVYSFSAGLSFMLAIVLFAGVRERLETADIPKPLQGFPIALVTAGLIAMAFLGFSGMSF is encoded by the coding sequence ATGGAACTGTTAACAAAGCTGGTGCTCCTTTCCCTTACAACAATTTTGGCAAACAACTATGTTTTGGTAAAGTTTTTAGGCATTTGCCCGTTTCTGGGTGTTTCAAAAAAGGTTGGAACCGCTGTGGGCATGAGTGTTGCCGTAACCTTTGTTATGACAGTGGCCTCTGCCGCAACCTATTTCATTCAAAAGTTGTTGGTGCATTTTCAAATTGAGTATATGCAGACCGTGGCGTTTATTTTAGTAATCGCCGTGCTGGTGCAGGTGGTTGAAATGGCAATCCAGCGGTTTTCACCGGCGCTTTACAGCGCATTGGGAATCTATCTTCCCTTAATCACCACCAACTGCGCAGTTTTGGGCGTTGCGCTCTTAAACGTGCAGGAGGGCTACGACTTTGTGTACACCTTAGTTTACAGCTTTTCAGCGGGACTTTCGTTCATGCTTGCAATTGTGTTGTTTGCAGGCGTGCGCGAACGGTTAGAAACGGCAGATATTCCAAAGCCTCTGCAAGGATTTCCCATTGCGCTTGTCACAGCAGGCCTGATTGCAATGGCATTTTTAGGATTTTCTGGCATGAGCTTTTAA
- the rsxE gene encoding electron transport complex subunit RsxE produces the protein MGNIKELTKGLLKENPIFVQFLGMCATLAVTTSVINGIGMGLSTTVVLVASNIIISLLRNFIPNKVRIAAYIIVIAGCVTAVEMALNAFAPAISKSLGIFIPLIVVNCIILGRAEAFASKNSVGKSALDGIGMGLGFTLALVILSSFREILGNGTFFGIHLFGEGFQPATIMILPPGAFLMLGVILAVIHLISNKNKEGGGK, from the coding sequence ATGGGCAACATAAAAGAGCTGACCAAAGGGCTTTTAAAAGAAAACCCAATTTTTGTCCAGTTTTTAGGAATGTGCGCCACCCTGGCCGTTACCACCAGCGTAATCAACGGCATTGGCATGGGCCTTTCCACCACGGTGGTTTTGGTTGCATCTAACATCATCATATCTTTGCTGCGAAACTTCATTCCCAACAAAGTCCGCATTGCGGCATACATTATCGTCATTGCCGGCTGCGTAACGGCGGTGGAAATGGCGCTGAATGCGTTTGCACCGGCAATTTCAAAATCATTGGGCATTTTCATTCCACTCATTGTGGTAAACTGCATCATTTTGGGCCGGGCCGAAGCATTTGCCTCGAAAAACAGCGTGGGTAAATCCGCTTTGGACGGAATTGGAATGGGCTTAGGCTTTACGCTGGCGCTGGTCATTTTAAGCTCCTTCCGCGAAATTTTGGGCAACGGCACATTTTTTGGAATCCATCTGTTCGGCGAGGGATTTCAGCCGGCAACCATTATGATTTTGCCGCCGGGGGCGTTTCTTATGCTGGGTGTGATTTTAGCGGTGATTCATCTCATTTCAAACAAGAATAAAGAAGGGGGCGGCAAATAA
- a CDS encoding RnfABCDGE type electron transport complex subunit G: MQKNENPVVLSAVLLVISLVVALLLAFTNSVTKDKIKENTIKEQNAAKQEVLPAAAEFNETEFTDDTGLVKAVFAGKDSGGSPVGWCVNVTPSGYGGELDIMVGILNDGTVSGMKVVSHSETAGLGAKAAESGFSSQFTGKKTDEPLSVIKNGTPKNNEIVAISGATITSNAVKNGVNAAVDAVRKLNGGV, translated from the coding sequence ATGCAGAAAAACGAAAATCCCGTTGTCCTTTCGGCGGTGCTTTTGGTTATCTCCTTAGTGGTGGCACTGCTGCTGGCATTTACAAATTCAGTTACAAAGGACAAAATAAAAGAAAACACCATAAAAGAACAAAACGCGGCAAAGCAGGAGGTATTGCCCGCAGCCGCGGAATTTAACGAAACGGAATTCACAGATGACACAGGGCTGGTAAAAGCTGTTTTCGCGGGAAAAGATTCCGGCGGCAGCCCGGTTGGCTGGTGCGTAAACGTCACCCCTTCCGGATACGGCGGCGAGCTGGACATTATGGTGGGCATTTTAAACGATGGCACCGTTTCCGGCATGAAAGTGGTCTCCCATTCTGAAACGGCAGGCCTGGGCGCAAAAGCGGCGGAAAGCGGATTTTCTTCTCAGTTTACAGGTAAAAAAACCGACGAACCGCTGTCTGTTATTAAAAACGGTACGCCAAAGAATAACGAAATTGTGGCGATTTCCGGCGCAACCATTACCAGCAACGCGGTGAAAAACGGTGTGAACGCGGCGGTTGATGCTGTGAGAAAATTGAACGGGGGTGTGTGA
- a CDS encoding RnfABCDGE type electron transport complex subunit D, translating to MDHFKTVSSSPHIRSNVTTASIMRDVCIALLPALVCSVIYFGVRAAFITALSVIFCVGFEFLWQKITKKEVTISDGTAVVTGMLLAFNLPVAVPWWIPLIGAFVAIIIAKQFFGGVGNNFINPALAGRAFLLASWPVLMTKWAAPFSTGFNVADVVSSATPLAILKSPAAGTLPPVSDLFIGNIGGCIGETSAIALLLGGAYLVFRNVISLRIPVTYILTVAVLTFVFPSQGLSNINSMLYNILGGGLMLGAIFMATDYVTSPITKNGQLIMGLGCGILTFVIRRFGGYPEGVSYSILLMNVATPLIDRWTQPKTYGARTERRR from the coding sequence ATGGATCACTTTAAAACGGTGTCATCGTCGCCGCATATCCGTTCCAACGTAACAACGGCCTCCATCATGCGTGATGTTTGCATTGCGCTCCTTCCTGCGCTGGTCTGTTCTGTCATTTACTTCGGCGTCCGTGCTGCTTTTATAACGGCGCTGTCAGTCATTTTCTGCGTGGGCTTTGAGTTTTTGTGGCAGAAAATTACAAAAAAGGAAGTTACCATTTCTGACGGAACTGCGGTGGTAACGGGAATGCTTTTGGCGTTTAACCTGCCGGTTGCTGTTCCCTGGTGGATTCCGCTCATTGGCGCATTTGTGGCAATTATCATTGCAAAACAGTTTTTTGGCGGCGTGGGCAACAACTTTATTAACCCTGCCTTAGCAGGACGTGCGTTTCTTTTGGCCTCCTGGCCGGTGCTGATGACAAAATGGGCCGCGCCGTTTTCCACAGGGTTCAATGTTGCCGACGTGGTGAGTTCGGCAACCCCGCTGGCAATTTTAAAAAGCCCGGCGGCAGGCACGCTGCCCCCGGTTTCCGATTTGTTTATCGGAAATATCGGCGGCTGTATCGGCGAAACCTCAGCCATTGCACTGCTTTTGGGCGGGGCATATCTGGTGTTTCGGAATGTTATCAGTCTTAGAATTCCTGTTACATATATTTTAACCGTGGCGGTTTTAACCTTTGTGTTCCCCAGCCAGGGCCTATCTAATATCAACAGCATGCTATACAACATTTTGGGCGGCGGTTTAATGCTGGGCGCAATTTTCATGGCGACAGACTATGTAACCTCCCCGATAACAAAAAACGGGCAGCTCATTATGGGGCTGGGCTGTGGAATTTTGACCTTTGTAATCCGGCGGTTCGGCGGCTATCCCGAGGGTGTGAGTTATTCAATTCTTTTAATGAACGTGGCAACCCCGCTGATTGACAGGTGGACGCAGCCAAAAACATACGGCGCACGAACGGAAAGGAGACGGTGA
- the rsxC gene encoding electron transport complex subunit RsxC, whose product MKQLTFSGGIHPAGNKSGTERMPLMELKPPELLYFPLGQHIGAPLTPTVKVGDTVLRMQKIADTKSYMSAPLHASVSGRVKDIGLYLNHTNTKVPTIVIENDGQDTPAEPLTNKNPDNMSPEEMRRIIREAGIVGMGGAGFPTHVKLSPPPDKKITHLIVNGAECEPYLTSDRRVMLEMPDDVMGGLKYLMRLLDLNECFIGIEDNAKDAIAKMREKAGATPGVNVLELKQKYPQGSEKQIINAVTGKEVPMGALPMDVGCIVINIGTVAEIYRALSQGIALHRRIVTVAGDAVKTPSNIYARIGTPFRRLTDAAGGFIKDPHKIIMGGPMMGIASASLDVPVVKGTSGLLVFSERQAHIDKESACIRCGRCVAACPMRLMPTTLDLYSRKNDLDALIQYNIMNCMECGSCTYVCPSKRYLVQSIRMGKQRITARRAKEKAKEAEKNGSL is encoded by the coding sequence ATGAAGCAATTAACCTTTTCGGGCGGAATCCATCCGGCTGGCAACAAGTCTGGAACAGAAAGAATGCCGCTGATGGAGCTTAAGCCGCCCGAACTTTTATATTTCCCGCTGGGGCAGCACATTGGCGCGCCCCTGACGCCAACCGTTAAGGTGGGGGACACGGTTTTGAGAATGCAGAAGATAGCAGACACGAAAAGCTACATGTCTGCGCCGCTCCACGCGTCGGTTTCCGGCCGCGTGAAGGACATTGGCCTTTACTTAAACCACACCAACACCAAGGTGCCCACAATTGTGATTGAAAACGACGGGCAGGATACCCCGGCGGAGCCGTTAACGAACAAAAACCCCGACAATATGTCGCCGGAAGAAATGCGGCGCATAATTCGCGAGGCGGGCATTGTGGGCATGGGCGGCGCAGGATTTCCCACCCATGTGAAGCTATCCCCTCCGCCGGATAAAAAAATTACACATCTCATTGTAAACGGGGCGGAGTGCGAACCCTATTTAACGTCGGACAGGCGTGTTATGCTGGAAATGCCGGACGACGTAATGGGCGGTTTAAAATACCTTATGCGCCTGCTTGATTTAAACGAGTGTTTTATCGGAATTGAGGACAATGCAAAAGACGCCATTGCAAAGATGCGCGAAAAGGCAGGCGCAACGCCTGGTGTAAACGTGTTAGAGCTGAAACAAAAATATCCCCAGGGCTCAGAAAAGCAAATTATCAACGCCGTCACCGGAAAAGAAGTTCCCATGGGCGCTCTGCCTATGGATGTGGGCTGTATTGTCATCAACATCGGAACGGTGGCGGAAATCTACCGCGCGTTAAGCCAGGGGATTGCCCTGCACAGGCGGATTGTTACGGTGGCGGGAGATGCGGTGAAAACCCCGTCTAACATTTATGCAAGAATCGGAACACCGTTCCGCAGGCTGACAGACGCGGCAGGCGGATTTATAAAAGACCCGCACAAAATTATTATGGGCGGCCCCATGATGGGCATTGCCAGCGCATCGCTGGACGTTCCTGTGGTGAAAGGTACCTCCGGCCTGTTGGTGTTCTCAGAGCGCCAGGCACACATAGACAAGGAGAGCGCGTGCATTCGCTGCGGTAGGTGCGTTGCGGCCTGTCCTATGCGGCTCATGCCCACCACGCTGGACTTATACAGCCGGAAAAACGATTTAGATGCTTTAATTCAATATAATATTATGAACTGCATGGAATGCGGAAGCTGCACCTATGTCTGTCCGTCAAAACGGTATCTGGTACAGTCGATCCGAATGGGAAAGCAGAGAATAACCGCCCGCAGGGCAAAAGAAAAGGCAAAGGAGGCAGAAAAAAATGGATCACTTTAA
- a CDS encoding heavy metal translocating P-type ATPase, producing MTKKQKRLLGKIIIALALFIPSLFVQNVPVKFALTALAFFVCGGEVVLRAAKNIARGNMLDENFLMSIATIGAFCIGEFSEGAAVIMFYQVGELFQSLAVSKSRKSISDLMDICPEHANVLREGEFVSVDPSEVLVGDMILIKPGEKIPVDCCVIEGQSDIDTRAITGETALAPAGEGDKLISGSVNLNGVLKARALCEFQNSAVSKILELVEATSERKSQYESFIHRFAVIYTPVVVACAVLLAIVPPVLGGGFTMWLARALTFLVVSCPCALVISVPLSFFGGLGRASSMGILIKGSNYLEALKKCRAIVFDKTGTLTSGGFFVTEVNPEVTQKEALLKIAASAESFSNHPVSAAVKEAYAGELLQAEDVAELAGRGVSAKINGKQVLAGNKKLMEEYKIEYKESSAVGTVIYVAQDGQFLGSIAVADKVKDNAKELIQRLNDLGIHKTVMLTGDRENAAKAAAEEIGISEYHAELLPQDKVALMSKIISETNGKVIFVGDGINDAPVLAMADVAISMGALGSDAAIEASDIVLTDDNLMKIPAAIKLAGKTVAIVKQNVVLAIGVKFAVLILSAFGFANMWAAVFADVGVAVIAILNAMRIMNKRLTKL from the coding sequence ATGACGAAAAAACAAAAACGTCTATTGGGCAAAATAATTATAGCATTAGCACTGTTCATTCCCTCGCTGTTCGTTCAAAACGTACCGGTTAAATTTGCGCTCACTGCGCTGGCCTTTTTCGTTTGCGGCGGCGAGGTTGTGCTGCGGGCGGCAAAGAACATTGCCCGCGGCAATATGCTTGACGAAAACTTTTTAATGTCCATTGCAACCATTGGCGCGTTCTGCATCGGCGAATTTTCTGAGGGCGCCGCGGTTATCATGTTCTACCAGGTGGGAGAGCTTTTTCAAAGCCTTGCAGTTTCCAAAAGCCGCAAGTCTATTTCCGATTTAATGGACATTTGCCCTGAGCATGCAAATGTGCTGCGGGAGGGCGAATTTGTCAGTGTTGACCCGTCGGAGGTTTTGGTCGGAGATATGATTTTAATAAAGCCGGGCGAAAAAATCCCTGTGGATTGCTGTGTGATTGAGGGCCAATCTGACATCGACACCAGGGCCATTACAGGCGAAACGGCCCTGGCCCCGGCTGGGGAGGGCGACAAACTCATCAGCGGCAGTGTAAACTTAAACGGCGTTTTAAAGGCCCGCGCCCTGTGTGAGTTTCAAAACTCGGCGGTTTCCAAGATTTTAGAGCTGGTGGAAGCAACCAGTGAACGGAAGAGCCAATATGAAAGCTTCATTCACCGGTTTGCAGTTATCTATACCCCTGTGGTTGTGGCCTGCGCCGTGCTTTTAGCAATTGTGCCGCCGGTACTTGGCGGCGGCTTCACCATGTGGCTTGCGCGCGCGCTCACCTTTTTGGTGGTATCTTGTCCCTGCGCACTGGTTATCTCTGTGCCGCTGTCCTTTTTCGGCGGACTGGGCCGTGCATCCTCCATGGGGATATTAATTAAGGGCTCAAACTATCTGGAAGCATTAAAAAAATGCCGTGCCATTGTGTTTGACAAAACCGGTACCCTTACGTCCGGCGGTTTTTTTGTCACCGAAGTGAACCCTGAGGTCACCCAAAAGGAGGCGTTGTTAAAAATTGCGGCATCTGCCGAAAGCTTTTCAAACCACCCGGTGTCTGCCGCTGTGAAAGAGGCCTATGCAGGTGAACTTTTGCAGGCAGAGGACGTGGCAGAACTGGCGGGCAGGGGCGTTTCGGCTAAAATCAACGGCAAACAGGTTTTAGCCGGAAACAAAAAGTTAATGGAAGAATATAAAATTGAATATAAAGAAAGCAGCGCTGTGGGAACGGTAATTTACGTTGCTCAAGACGGGCAGTTCTTAGGCAGCATTGCGGTTGCAGACAAAGTGAAGGACAACGCAAAAGAACTGATTCAGCGGTTAAACGACTTAGGAATTCACAAAACGGTAATGCTTACCGGCGACCGGGAAAACGCCGCAAAAGCCGCAGCAGAAGAAATTGGCATTTCAGAATATCATGCTGAGCTATTACCCCAGGATAAAGTTGCCTTGATGAGCAAAATAATATCGGAAACAAACGGCAAGGTGATTTTTGTAGGCGACGGCATTAACGACGCGCCGGTGCTGGCCATGGCAGATGTTGCCATCTCCATGGGGGCACTGGGGTCAGACGCCGCCATAGAAGCCTCAGACATTGTTTTAACCGACGATAATTTAATGAAAATTCCCGCCGCCATAAAGCTTGCGGGCAAAACGGTGGCAATTGTAAAACAAAATGTGGTACTGGCAATCGGCGTAAAATTTGCGGTATTAATTTTAAGCGCTTTTGGATTTGCCAACATGTGGGCAGCGGTATTTGCAGATGTGGGCGTGGCGGTAATCGCCATTTTAAACGCCATGCGGATTATGAATAAACGGCTTACAAAGCTTTAA
- a CDS encoding cation transporter: MKKTFLLEDLDCAHCAAKIEDAVSKIDGVEKATVNFLKSNITVEAPEEAFSVIMKKAAKAVSKIEPDCTIKGV, from the coding sequence GTGAAAAAAACATTTCTTTTAGAGGATTTAGACTGCGCGCACTGCGCGGCAAAAATTGAAGACGCTGTGTCTAAAATTGACGGGGTGGAAAAAGCCACAGTCAATTTTTTAAAGTCTAACATAACGGTGGAGGCGCCCGAGGAAGCGTTTTCTGTCATTATGAAAAAAGCGGCGAAAGCGGTTTCTAAAATTGAGCCCGACTGCACCATCAAGGGCGTTTAA
- a CDS encoding metalloregulator ArsR/SmtB family transcription factor, with protein sequence MENEKELENQDFMHAHNDTVEKVKNNMPEEELLYDLAELYKVFGDTTRIKILYVLFESEMCVFDIAQLLNMSMSAISHQLRVLKTSSLVKYRRDGKTVFYSLADDHVRTIIGMGMEHIEE encoded by the coding sequence ATGGAAAATGAAAAGGAACTGGAAAATCAAGACTTTATGCACGCGCACAACGACACGGTGGAAAAGGTGAAAAACAACATGCCGGAGGAGGAGCTGCTCTACGATTTGGCGGAGCTTTACAAGGTTTTTGGCGACACCACCAGAATTAAAATATTATATGTGCTGTTCGAGTCGGAAATGTGCGTGTTCGACATAGCACAGCTTTTAAACATGAGCATGTCGGCCATTTCGCACCAGCTTCGGGTGCTGAAAACCTCCAGCCTGGTGAAATATCGGCGGGACGGCAAAACGGTGTTTTATTCCCTGGCCGACGACCACGTGAGAACCATTATTGGAATGGGTATGGAGCATATTGAAGAATAA
- a CDS encoding heparinase II/III family protein, with amino-acid sequence MEFSNLNNNEFWKKVRECDDYQFLREELTALYKKNCTGELSLLTYSDYCIFFETGSRKEYEEGYFLRRRRLDILAVLCKIYPDNEPYFKQLENTIWAVLDEYSWALPAHVPDRNSYVPEFIDLFAAETGYCLSEMKSMFSGRLSPLMVSRITFELDRRIIKSFYAGRYWWESFPNNWAAVCAGSVGITFLYERPELFYAVKPRIDGAMKTFLSSYKSDGVCREGLGYWNYGFGYFCYYAAHLRTFSDGTDNLLALPQVKTIAKFQQQMFLKGSVTVSFADGSDNSSYILGLTHFLKAEFGDDFIIPKKVNHSILDTCGRWGAFSFSFLFYNKKLISGESAGSCLFADSAWFTMRNKTYAFAAKGGTNDEPHNHNDLGSFILADESGQLVCDLGCGEYTRQYFEPDTRYSILCNSSLGHGVPIIGGEAQREGAEFFAALCKTENGICIDLTHAYQTDAIKHIKRRFGFSENAVTLNDEFSFYRPVPVTERFVSRIKPEITENTVQIGNLRITAETGTPTVTTQRHLEHGGGGSATVYLIDFVLPPQTGFMFQAEFAFSY; translated from the coding sequence ATGGAATTTTCAAACTTAAATAACAACGAATTTTGGAAAAAGGTGCGGGAGTGTGACGACTATCAGTTTTTGCGGGAGGAACTGACTGCGTTATATAAAAAAAACTGCACCGGCGAGCTTTCGCTTTTAACCTATTCAGACTACTGCATTTTTTTTGAAACGGGCAGCAGAAAAGAGTATGAAGAAGGGTATTTCCTGCGCCGCAGACGGCTGGACATTTTGGCGGTGCTGTGCAAAATCTATCCTGACAATGAACCATATTTTAAACAGTTAGAAAACACCATTTGGGCGGTTTTGGACGAATATTCCTGGGCACTGCCTGCCCACGTTCCAGACAGAAACAGCTATGTGCCGGAGTTTATTGACCTGTTCGCAGCGGAAACGGGTTATTGCCTAAGTGAAATGAAATCCATGTTCTCCGGCCGGCTTTCTCCGCTAATGGTTAGCCGCATTACCTTTGAGCTTGACCGGCGGATTATAAAGTCCTTTTATGCCGGCCGGTATTGGTGGGAGTCGTTTCCAAACAACTGGGCGGCGGTGTGCGCCGGCAGCGTAGGCATTACGTTCCTGTATGAGCGGCCGGAGCTTTTTTACGCGGTTAAGCCGCGGATTGACGGGGCCATGAAGACGTTTCTTTCCAGCTACAAGTCCGACGGGGTGTGCCGCGAAGGGCTTGGTTACTGGAACTATGGGTTTGGATATTTCTGCTACTATGCCGCCCACCTGCGGACATTTTCTGACGGAACAGATAATTTGCTTGCGCTTCCGCAGGTAAAAACCATTGCAAAATTTCAGCAACAGATGTTTTTAAAGGGCAGCGTGACGGTAAGCTTTGCAGACGGCTCGGATAACAGCAGCTATATTCTGGGGCTGACACACTTTTTAAAAGCGGAATTCGGCGACGATTTTATCATTCCGAAAAAAGTAAATCACAGCATTTTAGACACCTGCGGCAGATGGGGAGCGTTTTCTTTTTCGTTCCTGTTTTACAACAAAAAATTGATTTCAGGCGAAAGCGCAGGGTCGTGTTTATTTGCCGACTCTGCCTGGTTCACAATGCGAAACAAAACTTATGCCTTTGCCGCAAAAGGCGGCACCAACGACGAGCCCCACAACCACAACGACCTGGGCAGCTTTATTCTTGCAGACGAAAGCGGCCAGCTTGTTTGCGACTTGGGCTGCGGGGAATATACCCGGCAATATTTTGAGCCCGATACCCGGTATTCCATTTTGTGCAACTCTTCACTGGGTCACGGCGTTCCCATTATAGGCGGCGAAGCCCAGCGGGAAGGCGCAGAATTTTTCGCCGCGCTTTGCAAAACGGAAAATGGAATTTGCATTGATTTGACACACGCCTATCAAACAGACGCAATCAAACACATAAAACGACGCTTTGGTTTTTCAGAAAACGCGGTTACGCTGAACGACGAATTTTCGTTTTACCGCCCTGTTCCCGTTACGGAACGGTTTGTTTCGAGGATCAAGCCGGAAATAACGGAAAACACGGTTCAAATCGGGAATTTGCGAATCACTGCTGAAACCGGCACGCCAACAGTTACAACACAGCGGCATCTTGAGCACGGAGGCGGCGGCAGTGCTACGGTTTATCTCATCGACTTCGTACTTCCTCCGCAAACCGGCTTTATGTTTCAGGCAGAATTTGCGTTTTCATATTGA
- a CDS encoding ATP-binding cassette domain-containing protein produces MLQIKNLTITHKKDLREIVNGFAFTLNQGDKAVIIGEEGNGKSTLLKLIYDERLVSDYAEFSGEIIKNNLVLGYLAQELETEESRKTVYEYLCSLPAFFDQTPKELADIAFLLGLKPAFFYSDQKINTLSGGETVKLQLAKILILKPDVLLLDEPSNDIDMDTLAWLEQFILESKIPVLFVSHDETLIERTANAVIHIEQIRRKTVSRWTVAKTSYAQYIEERTAKFSHQEQVAKKEQSDYEKQQERFLKIQSKVEHQQNAISRGDPHGGRLLKKKMKAVKSLEHRFSKEYENRTKLPESEEAIMASFSEQAFVPGGKTVLDFSLNELTAEKAVLAKNIRLFVSGNEKICITGKNGAGKTTLLKIIAGELLERTDIQAAYMPQNYDELLCGSLTPVAFLCKTGDKNEITKVRTFLGSVKFTADEMSHATSELSGGQKAKLYFLKMILDENNVLILDEPTRNFSPLSNPVIRDILKAFRGAIISVSHDRKFIREVCTSVYELTKDGLVKK; encoded by the coding sequence ATGCTGCAGATAAAAAATCTTACCATTACCCATAAAAAAGACCTGCGGGAGATCGTAAACGGATTTGCGTTTACCTTAAACCAGGGGGATAAAGCTGTAATTATCGGTGAGGAGGGAAACGGGAAATCAACGCTGTTAAAGCTGATTTACGACGAACGTCTGGTATCCGATTATGCAGAATTTTCGGGAGAAATTATCAAAAATAATCTGGTGCTGGGCTATCTGGCCCAGGAACTGGAGACAGAGGAAAGCAGGAAAACGGTGTATGAATATCTGTGCTCCCTGCCGGCGTTTTTTGACCAAACGCCTAAGGAATTAGCAGACATCGCCTTTTTGCTGGGCTTAAAGCCTGCGTTCTTCTATTCAGACCAGAAAATTAACACCCTTTCCGGCGGTGAAACGGTAAAGCTTCAGCTGGCGAAAATTCTTATTTTAAAGCCGGACGTTTTACTGCTGGACGAACCCTCCAACGACATTGACATGGATACGCTGGCATGGCTGGAGCAGTTCATTTTAGAAAGCAAAATCCCGGTTCTGTTTGTGTCGCACGACGAAACGCTCATTGAGAGGACGGCAAACGCAGTCATTCATATTGAGCAAATCCGGAGGAAAACCGTGTCTCGCTGGACTGTTGCAAAAACGTCCTACGCACAGTATATTGAGGAGCGAACGGCAAAGTTTTCTCATCAGGAGCAGGTGGCAAAAAAAGAACAAAGCGACTATGAAAAACAGCAGGAGCGGTTTTTAAAAATCCAGTCTAAGGTGGAGCATCAGCAAAACGCAATATCCCGCGGCGACCCCCACGGCGGCAGGCTTTTAAAAAAGAAAATGAAAGCGGTAAAATCGTTGGAACACCGCTTTTCAAAGGAGTATGAAAACAGAACAAAGCTTCCTGAGTCGGAGGAGGCAATTATGGCAAGCTTCAGCGAGCAGGCCTTTGTGCCGGGCGGAAAAACCGTTTTAGATTTTTCGTTAAACGAGCTGACGGCGGAAAAAGCAGTGCTTGCAAAAAATATTCGTCTGTTTGTTTCAGGAAACGAAAAGATTTGTATTACCGGAAAAAACGGCGCGGGAAAAACTACGCTGCTGAAAATAATAGCAGGTGAGCTTTTAGAACGCACCGACATTCAGGCCGCCTATATGCCCCAAAACTATGACGAGTTGCTTTGCGGCTCCCTCACTCCCGTTGCATTTTTGTGCAAAACCGGGGACAAAAACGAAATCACAAAGGTGCGGACGTTTCTTGGCAGTGTGAAGTTCACGGCAGACGAAATGAGCCACGCCACATCTGAGCTTTCCGGCGGGCAAAAGGCAAAGCTTTATTTTCTGAAAATGATTTTAGACGAAAATAACGTTTTAATTTTAGACGAGCCCACACGAAACTTTTCTCCCCTGTCAAACCCCGTCATTCGGGATATTTTAAAAGCCTTCCGCGGGGCAATTATCAGCGTCTCCCACGACAGAAAGTTTATCCGCGAGGTTTGCACCTCGGTATATGAACTGACGAAAGATGGGTTGGTAAAAAAATAA